From Argopecten irradians isolate NY chromosome 12, Ai_NY, whole genome shotgun sequence, one genomic window encodes:
- the LOC138336490 gene encoding integumentary mucin C.1-like produces MVTDILCFVIIAVYLNGITDGTHTECTGVTVLTNRTLETCYWLLQSRLRIQSSDDKCKEDGGHLAVIPNQAVSDVVYAYISDTGTGSSYLYLGYDEYNSNVTIRLTGQQQVWANWDRWQPGDKSVIEPYTTAWNLTISNTTTWEPVTSNDTSFTLNTTSVHHTIYEPSNSTSPASTTNQELTTTITTTTKEPTDTTTTTPEPTKTQEPTTTTTKTQEPTATTTTTQEPTTTTTTTQEPTYTTTTTPEPTKTQEPTTTTTKTQEPTATTTTTQEPTTTTTKTQESATTTTTTQEPTTTTTKTQDPTTTTTTQEQTTITTSQEPTNATTTKEPTTTTQQPTTSSKATKKPTTTTTTQEPTATTTTTKEPTTTTTTQEPATIITTQEQTTTTTTTQKPTTTTTTTQKPTATTTTTQEPTTITTTTPELTTTTTTQEPTTITTTAKNPTTTTATLKLTTTTTTTQEQTTPTTTTKPTTTTTTTQNHNFPKTPKEPTQPQQHPEQTNN; encoded by the exons ATGGTCACCGACatattatgttttgtaataATTGCTGTTTATCTAAATGGAATCACTGATGGAACtcatacag AATGTACAGGTGTGACGGTGCTTACCAATAGAACACTGGAAACATGCTACTGGCTTTTACAGTCGAGACTTCGTATTCAAAGCAGTGATGATAAATGTAAGGAAGATGGGGGACACTTGGCTGTTATTCCAAACCAGGCGGTATCAGATGTAGTTTACGCATATATATCAGACACGGGAACTGG GTCAAGTTACCTGTATTTGGGATATGACGAATACAATTCGAACGTTACAATCAGACTCACTGGGCAGCAACAGGTGTGGGCAAACTGGGACCGCTGGCAACCAGGCGATAAAAGTGTTATAGAGCCAT ACACTACAGCTTGGAACCTGACAATCTCTAACACAACAACCTGGGAACCAGTAACCAGCAATGACACTTCCTTCACTTTAAATACAACAAGTGTACACCACACCATTTACGAACCGAGTAACAGTACATCGCCTGCATCAACAACAAACCAGGAACTCACTACTACCATAACAACAACAACCAAAGAACCAACAGATACCACGACAACAACTCCAGAACCAACAAAAACTCAAGAACCAACAACTACCACAACAAAAACTCAAGAACCAACAGCTACCACGACAACAACTCAAGAACCAACAACTACCACAACAACAACCCAAGAACCAACATATACCACGACAACAACTCCAGAACCAACAAAAACTCAAGAACCAACAACTACCACAACAAAAACTCAAGAACCAACAGCTACCACGACAACAACTCAAGAACCAACAACTACTACAACAAAAACTCAGGAATCAGCAACTACCACGACAACAACTCAAGAACCAACAACTACCACAACGAAAACTCAAGACCCAACAACTACTACAACAACCCAAGAACAAACAACTATCACAACATCTCAAGAACCAACAAATGCTACAACAACCAAagaaccaacaacaacaacccaACAACCAACAACTTCCTCTAAAGCAACCAAAAAACCAACAACTACCACAACAACTCAAGAACCAACAGCTACCACGACAACAACCAAAGAACCAACAACTACCACGACAACTCAAGAACCAGCAACTATCATAACAACTCAAGAACAAACAACTACCACAACAACAACTCAAAAACCAACAACTACCACAACAACAACCCAAAAACCAACAGCTACCACAACTACAACTCAAGAGCCAACAACCATCACTACAACAACCCCAGAACTAACAACTACTACAACAACCCAAGAACCAACAACTATCACTACAACAGCTAAAAACCCAACAACTACCACAGCAACCCTAAAACTAAcaacaaccacaacaacaacTCAAGAACAAACAACTCCTACAACAACCACAAAACCGACAACTACCACAACAACAACCCAAAACCACAACTTCCCTAAAACACCAAAAGAACCAACACAACCACAACAACACCcagaacaaacaaacaactaa